CAAGGGATTCCTCATCAAGATCAATAGTTGGATCAATGGCCTTTCGGAATGTGTCCTTGTTGATGTGCATCCTGCGGAACCATGGGACAAGGTGTACACTCTCCTCCTGTTGGGTTTCATCTAGTGCTTTTCTACCGGTGATGAGCTCCATCAGAATCACTCCGAAGCTGAATACATCAATCTTTGTAGTTACCCGACCCGTCACTGTCAGAAACAATGTTAATATTTGTGTTAAAACCAAAAATGACCTACATGGTGCAAATCATCAATAATTAAGAGTAAAACAAGATGGACAAGAAAGTAGAGCAAGGAAAGGATGTAAGAGTAACCAAAGGACAAAATTCTCAATGTAAAAGAAACAGAGTTATGAAATGTTTCACAATGCTTGATATCTGGAATGGACAACCTCGTTCAAAATAATAATAAGATTGAAACCAATCAGGTCCAGTGATATTTTAGTGACAGCAAAGTCTGAAGGAGAATTTTGAAGATGATTACTATAAACATTAAAAtagatatacatatatactggcaaaatagtcttaaaatgatTGCAAGCCATAATAAAAAGCACTAAGATGAGAATACCTGCATACTCTGGAGCAAGATATCCAAAGGTTCCAGCCAATCTAGTCACTAGTGAAGCTTTTCCATCTGGAGCCAGACGAACAAGTCCAAAGTCAGCAACTTTAGCTCGCATGTCATCTCCAAGGAGAATATTAGAGGGTTTAAGATCCCTATGTATAAAACTTTGTTGAGCCAGACCATGTAGATATTCAACACCTCTGGCGACATCCAAAGCAATTATCAGCCTCTTTGTCCATTCAAGAGGTTTCAGACCTTCATCCTTCCAGTGAAAGAGATGTGAACTAAGTGTACCTTGGGGCATGTATTCAAAGACAAGCAGCCTCTCATTTCCATCTAAGCAATATCCTAGAAGCGCAACTAAATGTCTATGTCGAACTTTGGTAAGAACAGCAATCTCAGACTTGAACTCATCCAAACCCTTCTCACTCATCACTCCAGACTCCATCCTCTTGACCGCAATCTTGGTCCCATCATGCAACTCACCTTTGTAGACAGTTCCAAAACCTCCTTTTCCTAATATGTTGTCTTGGCTGAAATTGTTAGTAACATTTCTCAAAACTTGAATGGAAATGACCATGTTTCCAGCTTCCACAATATGCATGTCACTAGGTCCGCTACTTCTAAGACTTAAAGTTTCACTTGTGGCCCCACCATCAACACCTGAGCCAGTGACTGTGATCTTCACAGCATCATTATCTGATCCTGAAAGCCGGGGATGAATTACCATCGTATTGGGTGACTGCACTCTACCTGAACGCTTACGCTTGGCTCTGTAAAGACAGAATACAACCAACCCTACACCAAGAATTGCACAAACACCAACAACAGCGCCCACAACAACCCCAGTTGAAGATTTTTTACCACCGTTTCGAGGAACACCGCCCGGTGAATCATCATCTGAAGGGGTAGATGATGTAGGACCAGGGCCAGTATCCTTCCCCATATTTACATTACCACCAGTTTTTATAATCACGCTAGTCTTAAAAGATGGAATTTGACCATGAAGCTGATTGTTCGTAACATCTATTAGATTTAGATTAACCAAACTTGTTAGCTCATTCGGAATAACACCTACAAGATAATTATTTGAAAGAATCAACTTCTCCAACGAAGTAATAGCTGCATATTTTGGAGAAATAGAACCTGTCAGACCCATTTTCTGGAAATTAACAGTTGTAATATTCCCACCACTATTACAAGTAATCCCCAACCAAGGCGTACAAGGGTCATTTCCTTTCCAATTATCGGCAAACTTACTCGGATAACCATTAGCTTCAGCAACATCAAGCAATTGATTTACACGCAAATCACAACCAACCCCCGGAGCATTCAAACAAAACCTATTAGTATTATCTTTCATATCAACATCAACCGAGGACTTAAACTTAGGTGTTGGACCCTGTAACATATTATTAGTCAAATTCACTTGCGCAAGCGACACAAGATCAACCAACGTCTGTGGAACCGGTCCCGTGAAACCATTATCCCTCAAGCACAAATCTTTCAACTGTCCTAACCCCGAAAAATCAGGCAAAGGACCGGAGAAAGAATTCGAATGCAACCAAACTTGAGTCAACTGTGTCATATTCTTTAAAACATCAATACTACCATTCAATTTAGACTCACTTTTCTGTCCATTCAACCAAAGCACTTGCAACGAAGACCCCGAAAAATTAACAGGCAAACCACCCTCCAAGTTATTAAAAGCAAGTTCCAATCTTGTCAAACCAGCAAATGTATCACTATTAAAAAACTCAGGAATTTTACCACTAACACTAGCATTAGTTGCTGCAAAACTCTGAAGAGTACTAGCAGATACAAGACTATTAGGAATTTCCCAAGAATTGAAAGCATTATACCCCAAATCAACAACTTGTAAAGAAGACATACCATTAAAAAAATCTTGAGGTAAAGATACAAACTTGTTATCATGTAATAAAAGTGTTTGAAGTGAATTTAACCCTGATAAGCTTGGTAAATCTCCAGTGAGTTCATTGCTTTGTAACTCGAGCACTTGTAATGAACCAAGCTTGTTCAGATTATTAGGCAAAGACCCTTTCAGTTTCAATGACCCGAGTTGGATCCGAGTGACCCGTTTGTCTTGAGAACACTTAACTTTGCTCCAGTTACATGGGTCAGAGTCAGTCCAACCAGGAGGGTCTAAAGCTAGTTTTAAAGCTTGCATTACAGAAGCATCATCATCTTGACAGTGAGAGAgcagaaaaaagagaaaaaacaAGAGAGCGAAAAAGCCCATTGAAGAGCTCTTCATGTTCTTTAAATTTTGGGAGAGATGGATTTGTGAGGGGGTTTAAGAGATGGGCATTTGATGGGGTTTCAAGAAACTGGGAGAGATGAAAAGGGTATTTTTTAGTTTTGGAAGTAACTGATGAAAAGGCTGTGATTGTGGGAGAGATTTTATGAGAGAGAGTAGAGAGGGAAAGTAGAGGCGAGGGTTTCCATaaaagagggagagagagggaagATGATGGGGGAAGACTAAACTGTACAAGTAGGAATGTGTGTGAATATATGTATGTTTATTTTATACCTATTTTATATTTTCAGCATGTTTTGTAAGACGGTTGTAAATTTGTACACGAGATTAACAAAATTAGGGGAAATTATTGGACTGTTGGGCACGTCTGTGTTGTAAATTTGTATgcaaatattttaattttagcatgTTTTGATACAGTTGTGAATTTCAAGAGAGCAAAATTAGGAGGGGAATGTGTAGTGTTTATTGGGACTTTTTTGTCAGGATTTTGTGTGAAGAGGAAGGAAATATATAGTTGGCAGATGAATGTGGGCCCATTTGGGAGTAAATACATGGATCTGTAATCTGTATGTACAGTCGGATTCAATTGTCAGAACTGTTATTTATTAAGATCAGATCAATGTTTTTTTTAACAAATATGGAGCGGACTATTAGCTAAAATTtgataaaagtaataattatataaaattttaccTAAAAAAATCAACAAATATGATTGAAAGCATAAATATAGATAAAATTTGATaaagtaataattatataaattttacctaaaaaaattaacaaatatGATTGAAAGCATGAATATAGATAAAATTTgataaattcataattatataaaattttatcTAGGAAAAATGATAAACAACacaataatattatttataattgtGATAGGAAAATTATATTTAAGAGATTTAGTGGTTTGACAAATATAATAACAAAATGTGATTTTTTGTATTTTTTGTTAGAGGGGAATTCTACATCATCTCCAAATATTGTCATTAAGGCTCCATTTGACAATTTCTATGTAAGAATAAGTGATGTCAGACAAATTAAATGACAATTTggtaatttatttataatttatgtgtatgtttatatataatatataaagtAGTATAATAATTCGTGCGAGTCACGGAATATTTTCTAGATTTTTGTACACCATAgaattatattagtaaaattctTGATCAATTTCTTATTAAAAAATATTGTGTAACGTCTAAAACATATCAAATACAAGTTCAGTATTTATCAATGTATATGATTTTCAAGTAAAACATTAATAACGTTCATAACGTTTTTAATATATCTTATTAATCGTAATATATATTTTCTTGTTTGTGTTGTGTAATTTGTATTTAGTAAATAAATACAAGCAGAGTATCCACTGTACGTATAAAGGAAAATATTGAAGTTAATCcatcaaatatttttaatatgtttataaaaagaaactaaaaattaacatatatgtataGTAAATTTTTTGAGTTTTGGTCAAATAAACCATTACCTTACTTAATTTAAAAGGATTAGTAATGCATAATTAAAGTGGTCAAGACCTGCAATCATAATATTCACTACAATTAATATAagtttaatttttaagaaaaagttatttttatgttgatttaacTAAATTTGATTTCGGACGTGTACTTAGCTTTTAACCCTCTATATTATATAAAGTTAATTTCACaatctatttagtttttaacACATTGAAAAATAACTTAAATTTAATTGGTCATTCTTATTTTCAAAAcataaaatatttttgttatttacttatagtatatatatcaataactctAAAATACATcattaaaattgaattttttaATATTGGTAAACATAAAGTTACATGTGtgtgtaaattattatttattatattttcgaGTAAATTATGTTGGTCTCGTTTATTTATATGTCAAATGTCCTGGTCATGTACATATCTAATTGTTATTCagtaaattactcaaataacatgtattt
This genomic interval from Apium graveolens cultivar Ventura chromosome 8, ASM990537v1, whole genome shotgun sequence contains the following:
- the LOC141677060 gene encoding receptor protein kinase TMK1-like, which gives rise to MKSSSMGFFALLFFLFFLLSHCQDDDASVMQALKLALDPPGWTDSDPCNWSKVKCSQDKRVTRIQLGSLKLKGSLPNNLNKLGSLQVLELQSNELTGDLPSLSGLNSLQTLLLHDNKFVSLPQDFFNGMSSLQVVDLGYNAFNSWEIPNSLVSASTLQSFAATNASVSGKIPEFFNSDTFAGLTRLELAFNNLEGGLPVNFSGSSLQVLWLNGQKSESKLNGSIDVLKNMTQLTQVWLHSNSFSGPLPDFSGLGQLKDLCLRDNGFTGPVPQTLVDLVSLAQVNLTNNMLQGPTPKFKSSVDVDMKDNTNRFCLNAPGVGCDLRVNQLLDVAEANGYPSKFADNWKGNDPCTPWLGITCNSGGNITTVNFQKMGLTGSISPKYAAITSLEKLILSNNYLVGVIPNELTSLVNLNLIDVTNNQLHGQIPSFKTSVIIKTGGNVNMGKDTGPGPTSSTPSDDDSPGGVPRNGGKKSSTGVVVGAVVGVCAILGVGLVVFCLYRAKRKRSGRVQSPNTMVIHPRLSGSDNDAVKITVTGSGVDGGATSETLSLRSSGPSDMHIVEAGNMVISIQVLRNVTNNFSQDNILGKGGFGTVYKGELHDGTKIAVKRMESGVMSEKGLDEFKSEIAVLTKVRHRHLVALLGYCLDGNERLLVFEYMPQGTLSSHLFHWKDEGLKPLEWTKRLIIALDVARGVEYLHGLAQQSFIHRDLKPSNILLGDDMRAKVADFGLVRLAPDGKASLVTRLAGTFGYLAPEYAVTGRVTTKIDVFSFGVILMELITGRKALDETQQEESVHLVPWFRRMHINKDTFRKAIDPTIDLDEESLASVSTIAELAGHCCAREPHQRPDMGHAVNVLSSLAELWKPADPDPDDIYGIDLDMTLPQAVKKWQALEGISGVDSSSTSFIGSGDNTQTSIPTRPTGFADSFTSVDGR